The genomic stretch CCGGACGGCCCTGAGCTTATGCTGAGGAAGCTGGTGGAAGAGGTTCGACGGCGTAATCCCGGGATCCCTTATCCACCAAAAACTCAACCCTAAACCCTTGCCAGAGCTCCGCCTGAGCGAGCCTGCGCTTAACGAGATCGATATAGGTCGGCTCGATCTCGTAGCCGACGCTGGACCGACCCGCCTTGATGGCCGCCACGGTTGTCGTGCCGGTGCCGAGGAACGGATCCAGGACCACGTCTCCGGCAAAGGAAAACATGTGGATGAGCCGAACGGGGATCTCCTCCGGAAACGGGGCGGGATGGCTCACTCTCGGCTGCCCATTGACGTCATCCCATACTTGTCGAAACCACTTGACATACAGCTCTTTCGGCAAACGGGAGCGCAGTCGCTGCTCTTCGGTAGGATGCCGGTATTCTCCGCCTTTTCGGAACAGCAGGATGTACTCCACGTCGTTCTTGATGATGCCATTGGGCTCAAACGGCTTTCCCAGGAACCATGACCCGGGCCGGTCCATCTCCGTTCGAATATTCGCAATCTTGTACCAGAACACAGGAGCCAGATAGTCGAACCCGATAGCCCGGCAGCGCACCGCGATATCGGCATGCAGCGGTATCACGTGATGCCGACCGGCCTGACGGCGGGAGAGGTTGACGTCTCCCACCACCACGCACATGCGACCCCCCGGGACAAGTACCCGGTAACACTCCCGCCAGACATCATCCAGGCCCTCCAGGAAGCTGGAGTAGTCCGCCACCTGCCCCAATTGCCCATCTCGTGAAGGATAGGTCTGCAGCGTCCAGTACGGCGGAGACGTCACGACCAGGTGCACCGACTGGTCGGCGACCAAGCTCATGCGTCGGGCGTCGCCCAGGACAATTCGGTGCAGCGTGTCGCCGCCGACGGAAAGTTGCGCCCCTAAGCCGACCACGGTAGTCTGGCCATCCGGGTTGTCATGGGATGTAGACATCCAGCTACCTCCTTGAGCCAGTGTTGGCTGCGGACGGAAGGGAAGGCCGCCAATGGCCAATGGCGGCCAACCCTTCGTGGCCGGCGGGGTGCCAAAACCATACTAACATAGCGCACATGTGTTTGGAACCCCGCTCGTTGAGCGAATCTGCCGGAAGCTCGGCATGCAACCGGCAAAAAAAGGCGGCCAGATCTGGCGCGGCATGGGCTCGGATGGGAGATTCCGTCAGACGCGCATTGACTCCCATGGGCCAGGTCGCCCGGTGGCTTCCGGGACAGCTAAGGCTATCGCCCGACAACTCGGCTTTGAGCCGGTAGAAGAAACGTTCCACTTCCTGCACGGGAAGGGTTCGGCCCGGCGAGCCTAGCGCCGGCGGAAGACGGCCACCAGCCGGCGGGAGTCCACGGTGAGGGGTTCGTCGCCGGCCAGCGAGCCGTAGGCGCCCGCCAGCTCGAAGCCCACGGCCGCCGCCATGCGCGAAAGTTCCACCAGGCTGTACTGGCGTACGGAGAAGTGGCGGCGTTCGACCCGCCCGTTCAGGATAACGACCCGCTCCGTCTCGGTGCGATCGGTGAGGGCGTCGAAGCGCACCCGTTCCAGCGTGAAGGCGCCCGGCGTCTCCACCCACACCTGGTCGCGCCCCGACCGGATGAGCCAGTACTTGTGGATCATCTCCATGACCAGCCGGCCGCCCGGCCGCAGGCTCTGGTAAAACGCCGCCATCACCCGGGCGTCTTCCTCTTCGCTTTCGAGGTACCCGAAGGAGCTGAACAGGTTGATGGCCACGTCGTAGGCGCCCGGCCGCACAAACTCCCGCATGTCGCTTTGCACCAGCTCCAGCGCCCCCTGCGGGACGCCCGCCTGCTCGGCGCGCTGGCGCGCCACGCCCAGAAGGTAAGAGGACAGGTCGACACCGGTCACGTGGTAGCCCCGCAGGGCGAGTTCGATGCTGTGGCGGCCCTGGCCGCAGGGCATGTCGAGGATGTCGGCGGGCGGCGTCAGTTCCAGAAGGCGCTCGAGCTGGTCCACCTGCTCCCGGGTGTACTCCGGCGTCAAAAGCGGGCCGTACGTCGCCAGGTACGTCTCGTCGAACAGCTCCTCGTACCACCTCACGGCGGCAAGCCCCCTTCCCTTCCGGGCGCCACGCCTGCCAGAAAGTTTCGCCAGCGGCACCCGCCCTTCTTGCCCGTGCGGCCCGAGCGCCGGGCAAAACTCTTGGCGGGAGGGCGACCCCTTTGCGAACCCAGTGGATGGAAGACCCGCGCAAGCTCGCCGCCTTGCTCCACGAGGCGTACCGGGGCATGGAGTGCGTCGTCAACGTGCGGCGGGGCGCCGACAAGCTCGGCCAGGCCGTCCTGCGCGTCGAACGCGTCTACGTCGACGACGATGGGCCCGACACCCGCACCCTGCGGGTGGTGGGGCACCTGCCCGGCGGCGACGAACACGGCACCCTGGCCCTGCCCCTCGACGGCCCGGCCTGGGCCGTGCTGCCGGACGGCGTGGGGGCGGGGC from Bacillota bacterium encodes the following:
- a CDS encoding methyltransferase domain-containing protein, which codes for MRWYEELFDETYLATYGPLLTPEYTREQVDQLERLLELTPPADILDMPCGQGRHSIELALRGYHVTGVDLSSYLLGVARQRAEQAGVPQGALELVQSDMREFVRPGAYDVAINLFSSFGYLESEEEDARVMAAFYQSLRPGGRLVMEMIHKYWLIRSGRDQVWVETPGAFTLERVRFDALTDRTETERVVILNGRVERRHFSVRQYSLVELSRMAAAVGFELAGAYGSLAGDEPLTVDSRRLVAVFRRR
- a CDS encoding site-specific DNA-methyltransferase; amino-acid sequence: MSTSHDNPDGQTTVVGLGAQLSVGGDTLHRIVLGDARRMSLVADQSVHLVVTSPPYWTLQTYPSRDGQLGQVADYSSFLEGLDDVWRECYRVLVPGGRMCVVVGDVNLSRRQAGRHHVIPLHADIAVRCRAIGFDYLAPVFWYKIANIRTEMDRPGSWFLGKPFEPNGIIKNDVEYILLFRKGGEYRHPTEEQRLRSRLPKELYVKWFRQVWDDVNGQPRVSHPAPFPEEIPVRLIHMFSFAGDVVLDPFLGTGTTTVAAIKAGRSSVGYEIEPTYIDLVKRRLAQAELWQGFRVEFLVDKGSRDYAVEPLPPASSA